A stretch of the Bacillus anthracis str. Vollum genome encodes the following:
- the cbpB gene encoding cyclic-di-AMP-binding protein CbpB, giving the protein MISIPKDEFQQIFVKDLMISSEKVAHVQIGNGLEHALLVLVKSGYSAIPVLDPMYKLHGLISTAMILDGILGLERIEFERLEEMKVEQVMKQDIPVLKLEDSFAKALEMTIDHPFICAVNEDGYFEGILTRRAILKLLNKKVRQHNR; this is encoded by the coding sequence ATGATTAGTATTCCAAAAGACGAGTTTCAACAAATTTTTGTAAAAGATTTAATGATTTCATCAGAAAAAGTAGCACACGTTCAAATAGGGAATGGTTTAGAGCATGCTTTACTCGTACTTGTGAAATCTGGATATTCGGCGATACCTGTTTTGGACCCGATGTACAAATTGCACGGGTTAATTAGTACTGCTATGATTTTAGACGGTATATTAGGGTTAGAACGCATTGAGTTTGAAAGACTTGAAGAGATGAAAGTAGAGCAGGTGATGAAGCAAGATATTCCGGTTCTTAAGTTAGAAGACTCATTTGCAAAAGCTTTAGAAATGACTATTGATCATCCATTTATTTGCGCTGTCAATGAAGATGGGTATTTTGAGGGGATTTTAACACGTCGAGCTATTTTAAAATTATTGAATAAAAAAGTAAGGCAACATAATCGATAA
- the fadH gene encoding 2,4-dienoyl-CoA reductase: protein MKEKVVIITGGSSGMGKGMATRFAKEGARVVITGRTKEKLEEAKLEIEQFPGQILTVQMDVRNTDDIQKMIEQIDEKFGRIDILINNAAGNFICPAEDLSVNGWNSVINIVLNGTFYCSQAIGKYWIEKGIKGNIINMVATYAWDAGPGVIHSAAAKAGVLAMTKTLAVEWGRKYGIRVNAIAPGPIERTGGADKLWISEEMAKRTIQSVPLGRLGTPEEIAGLAYYLCSDEAAYINGTCMTMDGGQHLHQYPF, encoded by the coding sequence GTGAAAGAAAAGGTAGTTATTATAACAGGTGGATCGAGCGGAATGGGAAAAGGAATGGCAACTCGTTTTGCAAAAGAAGGGGCACGAGTTGTTATTACAGGACGTACAAAGGAAAAATTAGAGGAAGCCAAGTTAGAAATTGAACAATTTCCAGGGCAAATATTAACTGTACAAATGGATGTGAGAAATACGGATGACATTCAGAAAATGATTGAACAGATTGATGAGAAGTTTGGACGAATTGATATTTTAATAAATAATGCAGCTGGGAATTTTATTTGTCCAGCAGAAGATTTATCCGTGAACGGGTGGAATTCGGTCATTAATATTGTGTTAAACGGTACATTTTACTGTAGTCAGGCTATCGGAAAATATTGGATTGAAAAAGGTATAAAAGGGAATATCATTAACATGGTAGCAACATATGCATGGGATGCAGGTCCAGGAGTGATTCATTCGGCTGCAGCGAAGGCTGGAGTATTAGCAATGACAAAGACACTCGCTGTTGAGTGGGGACGCAAATATGGAATCCGAGTTAACGCGATCGCGCCAGGACCAATTGAACGTACGGGCGGTGCTGATAAATTATGGATTTCAGAAGAAATGGCCAAGCGCACGATACAAAGTGTTCCGCTTGGAAGGCTAGGTACGCCAGAAGAAATTGCAGGTCTAGCTTATTATTTATGTTCAGATGAAGCTGCGTACATAAATGGAACTTGTATGACAATGGATGGAGGACAACATTTACATCAATATCCATTTTAA
- the abbA gene encoding antirepressor AbbA, with protein sequence MKREFVLTEEEESLLLDILFQQNYASEILAVELTDIENGLKKTDVMQYKKITRLFYRLKNKGY encoded by the coding sequence ATGAAAAGGGAATTTGTGTTAACGGAAGAAGAGGAAAGTTTGTTACTAGATATTTTATTTCAACAAAATTATGCGAGTGAAATTTTAGCTGTGGAACTTACAGATATTGAGAATGGTTTAAAAAAGACAGATGTGATGCAATATAAAAAAATCACAAGGTTATTTTACAGATTAAAAAATAAAGGGTATTAA
- a CDS encoding LysR family transcriptional regulator has protein sequence MEAKERGRKLQIDDFQMMVVLAQESNMRKAAERLFVSQPALSQRLQSIEKQWGMKFFIRSQKGLTITPEGEKVANYAKEMLQREEDIKSELAVFRTETHGTLKIAVASVIGQYWLPPVLKKFVHKYPSVKISLFTGWSSEVQKQFYEGDVHVAILRGTQEYKGQKQQLFEDELYLVDKEIKDISMLKETNRPFIQFKSDSTYYGQIQNWWYGLFSNPPKRTIVVDQIETCKQLVLNGIGYALLPSTVLKEVQENMYKTPVQLTRETWLLTSESARQLKQVQAFLEIIEEIQMEK, from the coding sequence ATGGAAGCTAAGGAAAGAGGGAGAAAGTTGCAAATTGATGATTTTCAAATGATGGTTGTGTTAGCACAGGAATCAAATATGAGAAAAGCGGCGGAACGTTTATTTGTTTCACAACCTGCGCTTAGTCAACGATTACAATCTATAGAGAAACAATGGGGAATGAAGTTTTTTATTCGCTCGCAAAAAGGATTGACAATTACACCTGAAGGGGAAAAAGTTGCAAATTACGCAAAAGAAATGCTACAAAGGGAAGAGGATATTAAAAGTGAGCTAGCTGTTTTTAGAACAGAAACTCACGGGACGTTAAAAATAGCTGTCGCATCAGTTATTGGCCAATATTGGCTTCCTCCTGTTTTGAAGAAGTTTGTGCATAAATATCCGTCTGTGAAAATATCGTTGTTTACTGGCTGGAGTAGTGAAGTGCAAAAGCAATTTTATGAAGGAGACGTTCATGTTGCTATATTGAGAGGAACACAAGAATATAAAGGCCAGAAGCAACAATTATTTGAAGATGAACTTTATTTAGTGGATAAAGAAATAAAAGATATTTCGATGTTAAAAGAAACAAATAGACCATTTATTCAATTTAAAAGTGACTCGACTTATTATGGACAAATACAAAATTGGTGGTATGGTTTATTTTCTAATCCACCTAAGAGAACAATTGTCGTTGATCAAATTGAGACTTGTAAACAACTCGTTTTAAATGGCATAGGCTACGCGCTTTTACCTTCTACTGTTTTAAAAGAAGTACAAGAAAATATGTATAAAACACCTGTTCAATTAACGAGAGAAACATGGTTATTGACGAGTGAATCAGCTAGACAATTGAAGCAAGTACAAGCATTTTTAGAAATTATAGAAGAAATTCAAATGGAAAAATAG
- a CDS encoding metallophosphoesterase, giving the protein MKKITRRDFLKTGMRTCLYSFITTSIGYYYAKYIEPHLLSFTEHTLKSQLIPKSFHGMKILQFSDLHLGYYFSLQHLSKIVSKINAVKPDIVLFTGDLIDNYQTYTDTPFVSSILKNIQAPFGKFSIYGNHDHGGYGTEYYEHIMRESGFELLLNSEKRIRLLDNSEISIFGLDDILLGKPKIEKTLQRARQTTYNIVLVHEPDIAPQIANYPVNLQLSGHSHGGQVQIPFLGAVVTPSLAQNYVEGFYTIGDLALYVNRGLGRTRVPFRFMSKPEITIFTLQHS; this is encoded by the coding sequence ATGAAGAAAATTACAAGAAGAGATTTTTTAAAAACTGGAATGCGAACTTGTCTATATTCATTTATAACGACTAGCATCGGATACTATTACGCTAAATATATTGAGCCTCATCTACTCTCTTTTACAGAACATACACTTAAATCACAACTTATACCAAAAAGTTTTCATGGTATGAAGATTCTTCAATTTAGCGATTTACATCTCGGGTACTATTTCTCTCTCCAGCATTTATCTAAAATCGTTTCTAAAATTAATGCTGTAAAACCCGACATTGTTCTTTTTACTGGCGATCTCATTGATAATTATCAAACGTATACTGACACTCCTTTCGTTTCATCCATTTTAAAAAATATACAAGCACCCTTCGGTAAATTTTCTATTTATGGTAACCATGATCACGGCGGATATGGAACGGAGTACTACGAACACATCATGCGTGAATCTGGATTTGAACTATTACTAAATAGCGAAAAGAGAATCCGTCTACTGGATAATAGTGAAATTTCCATTTTCGGTCTTGATGATATACTGCTAGGCAAACCTAAAATAGAAAAGACACTGCAACGCGCTCGGCAAACCACTTATAATATTGTTCTTGTTCACGAGCCAGATATTGCACCACAAATTGCTAACTATCCAGTTAACTTACAACTTTCTGGTCATAGCCATGGCGGACAAGTACAAATTCCTTTTTTAGGCGCTGTTGTTACTCCATCACTTGCTCAAAACTATGTTGAAGGATTCTATACAATTGGGGATTTAGCGCTCTATGTCAATCGAGGTCTCGGAAGAACTCGTGTCCCCTTCCGATTTATGTCAAAACCTGAAATTACGATTTTCACGCTCCAACATTCGTAA
- a CDS encoding YkuJ family protein: protein MSLLQGILTRLVSLQEQAESGEVAQRYFEVNGERKCSVKFFDKSEMYELEVYQQGEKPQVYQFDNIDMVAIEIYDIIS from the coding sequence ATGTCTCTACTCCAAGGAATTTTAACTCGACTTGTTAGTCTACAAGAACAAGCTGAAAGCGGTGAAGTAGCACAACGCTATTTTGAAGTGAACGGTGAACGCAAATGTAGCGTGAAATTTTTCGATAAAAGTGAAATGTATGAGTTAGAAGTGTATCAACAAGGTGAAAAACCTCAAGTGTATCAATTCGATAATATCGACATGGTTGCAATTGAGATTTACGATATCATTTCTTGA
- a CDS encoding polyphosphate kinase, with protein MELSKGNIVNLNDTAYYNNRELSWLAFNERVLQEAQDETNPLLERLKFISIFSSNLDEFFMVRVAGLKDQVSAGFNQPENKAGLTPKKQLNKIAIKAHELMTVQYGTFKNYVLPALELEGIERLTFHDLTKEQREFIEEYFDEQIFPVLTPVAIDAYRPFPMLLNKSLNLATLLYDEKQVEEENRTKLGIVQVPSLLERFIFLPSEGQKHKFILLEDVISSFTHKLFTGYKVSSVTRFRITRNADLTIHEEGARDLLKVIEKELKKRKWGAAVRLEVGKEHIDERVLALLYEVLEVKDEDVYIMDGPLDLTCLFSLYKKLAPLYEHLVYPALIPQRPQDLGDAEDVFEKAIEHDILLHHPFESFQPVVDFVRDAADDPNVLAIKQTLYRVSGDSPIIQALKIAAEKGKQVTVLVELKARFDEENNVHWAKELEQAGCHVIYGVSHLKTHSKITLVVRRKNGKIERFVHLGTGNYNDATAKLYTDFGYITSRKDFGVDATNFFNYLSGYTTKPHFHHLSVAPFDIREQFMDLIDEEIRYHRQYGNGYIIAKMNSLTDKPLIKKMYEASQAGVKVELIVRGTCCLRPGIPNVSENIRVVSVVGRYLEHSRIYYFHHNGEEKIYLSSADWMTRNMEKRVEISFPILDIEMKARIKAILQLTLADNVKTREQNKDGDYYYVINSGAEEIDSQVKLFKMAYQNTDAE; from the coding sequence ATGGAATTATCGAAGGGGAATATAGTAAATTTAAATGATACAGCTTATTACAACAATCGAGAGTTAAGTTGGTTGGCATTTAATGAACGTGTACTACAAGAGGCACAAGATGAAACGAATCCACTCTTAGAAAGATTGAAGTTTATTAGCATTTTTAGCTCAAATTTAGATGAATTCTTTATGGTACGCGTGGCAGGATTGAAGGATCAAGTAAGTGCTGGTTTTAACCAACCAGAAAATAAGGCCGGTTTAACACCAAAAAAGCAATTAAATAAAATTGCGATAAAAGCACATGAATTAATGACAGTACAATATGGTACGTTTAAAAATTATGTGTTGCCAGCGCTTGAGTTAGAAGGGATTGAGCGTTTAACATTTCATGATTTGACGAAAGAACAGAGAGAATTTATAGAAGAGTATTTTGATGAACAAATTTTCCCAGTCTTAACACCTGTGGCTATCGATGCATATCGTCCATTTCCGATGTTATTAAATAAAAGTTTAAATTTAGCTACTCTTTTATATGATGAGAAACAAGTAGAAGAAGAAAATCGCACGAAGTTAGGAATTGTACAAGTTCCTTCACTACTTGAACGTTTCATATTTTTACCGAGTGAAGGGCAAAAGCATAAATTTATTTTATTAGAAGACGTAATTAGTAGTTTTACTCATAAATTATTTACAGGATATAAAGTATCATCTGTTACTCGTTTCCGTATTACACGCAACGCGGATTTAACAATTCACGAAGAAGGTGCGAGAGATTTATTAAAGGTAATTGAAAAAGAATTAAAAAAACGTAAGTGGGGAGCTGCTGTACGTTTAGAAGTTGGCAAAGAGCATATTGATGAAAGAGTATTAGCATTGTTATATGAGGTGTTGGAAGTAAAGGATGAAGATGTATATATAATGGATGGACCATTAGATTTAACATGTCTATTTTCTTTATATAAAAAACTAGCTCCTTTATATGAACATCTAGTATATCCGGCTCTTATTCCGCAACGGCCTCAAGACTTAGGGGATGCAGAAGATGTATTTGAAAAAGCGATTGAGCATGATATTTTATTACATCATCCTTTTGAATCGTTTCAGCCAGTAGTTGATTTTGTCCGTGATGCGGCAGACGATCCGAATGTACTTGCAATTAAACAAACATTATATCGAGTAAGTGGGGATTCGCCGATCATTCAGGCGCTAAAGATAGCGGCTGAAAAAGGAAAGCAAGTGACAGTATTAGTTGAATTAAAGGCAAGGTTTGATGAGGAAAATAATGTGCATTGGGCTAAAGAATTAGAACAGGCTGGATGTCATGTTATTTACGGTGTAAGTCATTTAAAAACACATAGTAAAATTACACTAGTTGTAAGAAGAAAAAACGGAAAAATTGAAAGGTTCGTACATCTTGGAACCGGAAATTATAATGATGCAACTGCAAAGCTATATACTGATTTTGGCTATATTACATCACGAAAAGACTTTGGTGTCGATGCAACAAATTTCTTTAATTATTTGAGTGGTTATACAACAAAACCGCATTTTCATCATTTATCGGTTGCGCCATTTGATATAAGAGAGCAATTTATGGATTTAATAGATGAGGAAATCCGTTATCATAGACAATATGGAAATGGTTATATTATCGCTAAGATGAATTCATTAACTGATAAACCACTCATTAAAAAAATGTATGAAGCATCACAAGCTGGAGTAAAGGTGGAACTCATCGTTCGAGGAACATGTTGCCTACGACCTGGTATTCCAAATGTAAGTGAAAATATTCGGGTAGTTAGTGTTGTTGGGAGATATTTAGAACATAGTCGAATTTATTATTTCCATCATAATGGGGAAGAGAAAATATACTTATCTTCAGCTGACTGGATGACGCGGAATATGGAGAAGCGAGTAGAAATATCTTTCCCGATATTAGATATTGAAATGAAGGCGAGAATTAAGGCGATTTTACAGCTTACTTTAGCTGATAATGTGAAAACGCGCGAACAAAATAAAGACGGTGACTATTATTATGTTATTAATAGCGGTGCAGAAGAGATTGATAGTCAAGTGAAGTTGTTTAAGATGGCGTATCAAAACACAGATGCTGAATAA
- the dapD gene encoding 2,3,4,5-tetrahydropyridine-2,6-dicarboxylate N-acetyltransferase, which translates to MKMMDANEIISFIQKSEKKTPVKVYIKGDLKEVTFPETVQAFVNKKSGVLFGEWSEIKTILDENSKYIVDYVVENDRRNSAIPMLDLKGIKARIEPGAIIRDHVEIGDNAVIMMNATINIGAVIGEGSMIDMNAVLGGRATVGKNCHVGAGAVLAGVIEPPSAKPVIVEDDVVIGANVVVLEGVTVGKGAVVAAGAVVTEDVPPYTVVAGTPARVIKEIDEKTKAKTEIKQELRQLNPEK; encoded by the coding sequence ATGAAAATGATGGACGCTAACGAAATTATTTCGTTTATTCAAAAAAGTGAAAAGAAAACTCCTGTAAAGGTATACATAAAAGGGGATTTAAAAGAAGTAACATTCCCTGAAACAGTACAAGCATTTGTAAATAAAAAGTCTGGTGTATTATTTGGAGAATGGTCTGAAATTAAGACAATTCTAGATGAAAATAGCAAATACATTGTTGATTACGTTGTTGAAAATGACCGTCGTAATTCTGCAATTCCAATGCTTGATTTAAAAGGTATTAAAGCTCGTATTGAGCCAGGTGCGATTATTCGTGACCACGTTGAAATCGGCGACAACGCTGTTATTATGATGAATGCAACAATTAACATCGGTGCTGTAATTGGTGAAGGTTCTATGATCGACATGAACGCGGTACTTGGTGGACGTGCAACTGTTGGTAAGAACTGTCACGTAGGTGCAGGTGCAGTACTTGCAGGCGTTATTGAGCCACCTTCAGCAAAACCAGTTATCGTTGAAGACGATGTTGTAATTGGTGCTAACGTAGTTGTGTTAGAGGGAGTTACAGTAGGTAAAGGTGCAGTTGTAGCAGCAGGAGCTGTTGTAACAGAAGATGTACCTCCATATACAGTTGTTGCAGGTACTCCAGCACGTGTAATTAAAGAAATTGATGAGAAGACAAAAGCAAAAACTGAAATTAAACAAGAGCTTCGTCAATTAAACCCAGAGAAATAA
- the ppx gene encoding exopolyphosphatase encodes MKEILKQQYAIIDIGSNTMRLVIYEKQNGGFYKEIENTKVVARLRNYLVDGVLIEEGIEVLLQTLFQFQESTRFHQLHHVLCVATATIRQAKNQEEIKKLVEGQTDFTLRVLSEYEEARYGYLAVMNSTSFSEGITVDIGGGSTEVTYFRNREILEYHSFPFGALSLKQQFIKDDIPTEEELEKLQTYLEYQFRTLPWLIDKKLPLIAIGGSARNLVKIHQNLICYPIAGVHLYKMKEEDIKNVKEELEALSFIELQKLEGLAKDRADTIVPAVEVFHTLVNVIEAPAFVLSRKGLREGVFYEELTKDLGISYYPNVVEESLYLLSHEYEMDMEFVMQLIKHGRLICQQLEETGLISMSVEDWEVFHQAAKVFNIGKYIDEEASRLHTFYLLANKTIDGMMHKERVRLALIASYKSKMLFKQHLSPFEGWFDKNEQKKIRLLGAVLQFSAALNIRQRSLVESISITESKEGLTFEIVCEQSALAEKVQAEKQKKQLERVLKTNIILLFKLKN; translated from the coding sequence TTGAAAGAAATATTAAAACAGCAATATGCCATTATAGATATTGGATCTAATACAATGCGTTTAGTTATTTATGAAAAACAAAACGGGGGTTTTTATAAAGAGATTGAAAATACGAAAGTGGTTGCAAGGTTAAGGAATTACTTAGTCGATGGCGTGTTGATTGAAGAAGGAATAGAGGTATTGTTACAAACATTATTTCAATTTCAAGAAAGTACACGATTCCATCAGTTGCACCATGTACTTTGTGTTGCAACAGCAACAATTAGACAGGCTAAGAATCAAGAGGAAATTAAAAAACTTGTTGAAGGACAAACAGACTTTACTCTTAGAGTATTATCAGAATATGAAGAAGCACGTTACGGCTATTTAGCAGTTATGAATTCAACTTCGTTCTCTGAAGGGATTACAGTAGATATTGGTGGGGGGAGTACGGAGGTTACATACTTTCGAAATAGAGAGATTCTAGAGTATCATAGCTTTCCTTTTGGAGCACTTTCTTTAAAGCAACAATTTATTAAAGACGATATACCTACAGAAGAAGAGTTGGAAAAGCTTCAAACGTATCTAGAATATCAATTTCGAACATTACCATGGTTAATTGATAAGAAATTGCCTCTTATTGCAATTGGTGGTAGTGCGAGGAACTTAGTGAAAATTCATCAAAATTTAATTTGTTATCCTATAGCAGGAGTACATTTATACAAGATGAAAGAAGAAGATATTAAAAATGTGAAAGAAGAATTGGAAGCATTGTCGTTCATAGAACTTCAAAAATTAGAAGGATTGGCAAAAGATCGAGCAGATACAATTGTTCCAGCAGTCGAAGTATTTCATACGCTTGTTAATGTTATAGAGGCGCCAGCATTTGTATTAAGTAGAAAAGGATTACGAGAAGGTGTTTTCTATGAAGAGTTGACAAAAGATTTGGGGATTTCATATTATCCGAACGTAGTCGAAGAAAGTTTGTATTTATTATCACATGAATATGAAATGGATATGGAATTTGTAATGCAGCTTATTAAACATGGGAGATTGATTTGTCAACAGCTTGAAGAAACCGGGCTGATTTCTATGTCAGTAGAAGACTGGGAAGTATTCCATCAAGCAGCGAAAGTATTTAATATAGGCAAATATATAGACGAAGAAGCGAGCCGCTTACATACATTTTATTTATTAGCGAATAAAACAATTGATGGTATGATGCATAAAGAGCGAGTTAGATTAGCGCTTATTGCGTCTTATAAATCAAAAATGTTATTCAAACAACATTTGTCTCCATTTGAAGGCTGGTTTGATAAAAACGAACAAAAAAAAATCCGCCTATTAGGGGCTGTTTTACAATTTTCAGCAGCTCTAAATATAAGACAAAGATCGCTTGTTGAATCCATATCTATAACAGAAAGTAAAGAAGGATTAACATTTGAAATTGTATGTGAACAATCGGCGTTAGCGGAAAAAGTGCAAGCTGAAAAGCAGAAGAAACAGCTAGAAAGAGTATTGAAAACAAATATTATCTTGTTATTTAAATTAAAGAATTGA
- a CDS encoding EAL domain-containing protein, protein MIDALDVMSNLDKVLPYYQAIFSADEHTVIGYEVVGRIQTEEGIQSLASFFHDDSIPSEFQLEADNIIVEKALNRYLESDQKLLLFIHRNANVLMNDDDESLLQLLLMYEKQGLNLKNIVLEITEHECKEDIEQFNHLLMYYRTYGIQISINKVGTGTSNLERISVLAPDILKVDLTNLRQTALLQSYQDILYSLSLLARRIGATLLYEEIDAFYQLQYAWKNGGRYYQGNYLKECLPDFIETNVLKERLGNECHQFIQHEKKKLQKIYNLTEMLRDRIGDVLAKQKKNEDINDWLLQFSQSVSQCSFRIFICNEDGFQQSGNVMKKDGEWIVMPEYYMKNWSWRPYFLENIMKMRFENKARLSDLYADIETGEMVRTFSFPIDDENFLFIDLSYEYLYEEDVLF, encoded by the coding sequence TTGATAGATGCATTAGATGTAATGAGTAACTTGGATAAAGTCCTTCCTTATTATCAAGCAATTTTTAGTGCTGATGAACATACTGTAATTGGATATGAAGTAGTAGGGCGTATTCAAACAGAAGAGGGCATACAAAGTTTAGCTTCTTTCTTTCATGATGACTCTATTCCAAGTGAGTTTCAACTAGAAGCGGATAACATTATAGTAGAAAAAGCTTTAAATCGTTATTTAGAAAGTGATCAAAAACTATTATTATTTATACATCGGAATGCTAACGTATTAATGAACGATGATGATGAAAGTTTACTTCAACTTTTATTAATGTATGAAAAACAAGGTTTAAATTTGAAAAACATTGTTTTAGAAATTACAGAACATGAATGTAAAGAAGATATAGAGCAATTTAATCATTTGCTTATGTATTATCGTACATATGGTATTCAAATTTCGATTAATAAAGTCGGAACAGGTACAAGTAATTTAGAGCGTATTAGCGTGTTAGCACCTGATATTTTAAAAGTAGATTTAACAAATTTAAGGCAAACTGCACTTTTACAATCTTATCAAGATATTTTATATTCTTTATCATTACTTGCTAGAAGAATTGGTGCGACATTGTTATATGAAGAAATAGATGCTTTTTATCAATTACAATATGCTTGGAAAAACGGTGGTAGATACTATCAAGGAAATTATTTAAAAGAATGTTTACCTGATTTTATTGAAACGAACGTTTTGAAAGAGCGACTTGGTAATGAGTGTCATCAATTTATTCAACATGAGAAGAAGAAGTTACAAAAAATTTATAATTTAACAGAAATGTTACGCGATCGAATTGGTGATGTTCTAGCGAAACAGAAAAAGAATGAAGATATAAATGATTGGTTATTACAATTTAGCCAAAGTGTATCACAGTGTAGTTTTCGCATATTTATTTGTAACGAAGATGGTTTCCAACAATCAGGAAACGTTATGAAAAAAGATGGGGAATGGATTGTGATGCCTGAGTATTACATGAAGAACTGGAGTTGGCGCCCGTATTTTCTAGAAAATATTATGAAAATGCGTTTTGAGAATAAGGCAAGACTTTCAGATTTATATGCTGATATTGAAACTGGTGAGATGGTACGAACATTTTCTTTCCCAATTGATGATGAAAACTTTTTATTTATAGATTTATCGTATGAATATTTATATGAGGAAGATGTTTTATTTTAA
- a CDS encoding glutaredoxin family protein, protein MKKIEVYTQPDCPPCVIVKEFLKHNNVVYEEFDVKKDAAARNRLLYDYDSYSTPTVVINGEVVAGFQIEKLQQLLNIE, encoded by the coding sequence ATGAAAAAAATTGAGGTTTACACACAACCTGATTGTCCGCCATGTGTCATTGTGAAAGAATTTTTAAAGCATAATAACGTTGTATATGAAGAATTTGACGTAAAAAAAGACGCCGCTGCACGCAATCGTCTTTTATATGACTATGACTCTTATTCAACTCCAACAGTTGTAATTAATGGTGAAGTCGTTGCTGGTTTTCAAATTGAAAAATTACAACAACTACTTAATATAGAATAG
- a CDS encoding ribonuclease H-like YkuK family protein → MTGEHKFYNVSERHLNFDMVFTRICNFIERDPRNLYRLSIGTDSQAHQKDTRFITAIHIHRVGKGAWGCLHHQSVKDKPATLREKIYLETQFSQEIACLFTPNHIQTIWDLLHPYAQDGAGFIMEIHLDIGNDGLTKEFILDMTAKIRAMGLTAKIKPDAYAAFSYANRHTK, encoded by the coding sequence GTGACCGGTGAACATAAATTTTATAATGTTTCAGAGAGACATTTAAATTTTGATATGGTCTTTACCCGTATTTGTAATTTCATTGAAAGGGATCCACGGAATTTATATCGCTTATCTATTGGGACAGACTCACAAGCACATCAAAAGGACACGAGGTTTATTACGGCAATTCATATTCATCGTGTTGGAAAAGGAGCCTGGGGGTGTTTACACCATCAATCAGTAAAAGATAAACCAGCAACTTTACGTGAGAAAATATATTTAGAGACACAATTTAGTCAAGAAATTGCATGCCTATTTACTCCAAATCATATACAAACGATATGGGATTTATTACATCCGTATGCTCAAGATGGGGCTGGTTTTATAATGGAAATTCACTTAGATATCGGAAATGATGGTTTAACAAAAGAATTTATTCTAGATATGACAGCGAAAATTCGAGCGATGGGGTTAACTGCAAAGATTAAGCCGGATGCTTATGCTGCGTTTAGTTATGCAAATCGTCATACGAAATAA
- a CDS encoding DUF3993 domain-containing protein, whose product MRKYGIWLVLFVCVAFLVGYSVTTVLGKEEVKIDRKEVFTTIQKGYETQFLIRGKHLPMNKMIETLSPYFTENFLQVFTDENSRSDKQSGEYLLPAKEAPFSFNSETKMSYDEEHKILYVYERAKSGQYQIVTLQRDQGKWKLAGYHESQELLTEIKRLQQL is encoded by the coding sequence ATGAGGAAATATGGAATATGGTTAGTTCTATTTGTGTGCGTTGCCTTTCTAGTTGGGTATAGTGTTACAACGGTTTTAGGAAAAGAGGAAGTGAAAATTGATCGGAAAGAAGTGTTTACAACGATACAAAAGGGTTATGAAACCCAATTTTTAATTCGCGGGAAGCATTTGCCGATGAATAAGATGATAGAAACGTTATCACCATATTTTACAGAGAATTTCCTTCAAGTATTTACAGATGAAAATAGTAGAAGTGATAAACAAAGTGGTGAATATTTACTTCCAGCAAAAGAAGCACCATTCTCTTTTAATTCAGAAACGAAAATGTCATATGATGAAGAGCATAAAATTTTATATGTTTATGAGCGGGCGAAAAGTGGGCAATATCAAATTGTAACATTGCAAAGAGATCAAGGGAAATGGAAATTGGCCGGATATCATGAAAGTCAAGAACTTTTAACTGAAATAAAAAGGTTACAACAATTATAA